The following are encoded together in the Poseidonibacter lekithochrous genome:
- a CDS encoding dUTP diphosphatase: MLYKDLKESIKSLGFVSIEDFVQYIGVTSSDVLEWEEKDDVPYTISLIIHLLKGEKELPNTLSLDSMVEECLPLAELLEEASSFPHKLEEMFLLQKELNDSTNGKNWELGANKFGKEINWLRCIHMEVAELIDSTPWKHWKNINAEPDMNNIHVELVDIWHFLMSYILQETNVPKAVSLVNTHCIYEAVEDVDVKPMIKESEKLSYIALAIETGNMPSFSGIERFIDQFFRCCKISGLSFTWLQKLYIGKNCLNKFRQDNGYKEGTYIKIWNGDEDNVVMVAILEQMESVSFDILYNKLEEAYKTCK; this comes from the coding sequence TTGTTATATAAAGATTTAAAAGAGAGCATTAAATCACTTGGATTTGTATCTATAGAAGATTTTGTTCAATATATTGGAGTAACATCATCAGATGTATTAGAATGGGAAGAAAAAGATGATGTACCTTATACTATCTCACTAATCATTCACTTATTAAAAGGTGAAAAAGAACTACCAAATACTTTATCATTAGACAGTATGGTTGAAGAGTGTTTACCATTAGCTGAACTATTAGAAGAAGCATCTTCATTCCCTCATAAATTAGAAGAAATGTTTTTATTACAAAAAGAGTTAAATGACTCAACAAATGGTAAAAATTGGGAATTAGGTGCAAACAAATTTGGAAAAGAAATTAACTGGCTTAGATGTATCCATATGGAAGTTGCAGAATTAATTGATTCTACTCCATGGAAACACTGGAAGAATATTAATGCAGAACCTGATATGAATAATATTCATGTTGAACTTGTTGATATTTGGCACTTCTTAATGTCTTATATTTTACAAGAAACAAATGTACCAAAAGCTGTATCATTAGTAAATACTCACTGTATTTATGAAGCAGTTGAAGATGTAGATGTAAAACCAATGATTAAAGAATCAGAAAAATTATCATATATTGCATTAGCAATTGAAACTGGTAACATGCCTTCATTTAGTGGAATTGAAAGATTTATTGATCAATTCTTTAGATGTTGTAAAATTTCTGGATTATCATTTACTTGGTTACAAAAATTATACATTGGTAAAAACTGTTTAAATAAATTTAGACAAGACAATGGATATAAAGAGGGTACTTATATTAAAATTTGGAATGGCGATGAAGATAACGTAGTTATGGTTGCTATTTTAGAACAAATGGAAAGTGTAAGTTTTGATATTTTATATAATAAACTAGAAGAAGCTTATAAAACTTGTAAATAA
- a CDS encoding M14 family zinc carboxypeptidase encodes MKQLYRSYDESTAIFKDLQERFPAHFSLESIGQTWEKRDINLITISKDIKTANKRPALFFTGTIHAREWVGHELAIEFAKYVLENYENDRTLKAYLDTTTIYMVPCANPDGYEYSRNHFSFWRKNRRVNADGTYGVDLNRNFPIGFIKSTATTSNVYGGPEPFSEPETRALKDFVEKNVDHITIALDYHSQGNVFFPAHDFRHEDTIDTTDMNTLCANMAEEIKKISGREYGIHQGKPPSKLISGSGREFYYSKGIISSVVEVGTRNISDYLDDMNENLREHIPALLAAVKEAPYYCKNNIVKRVNSFEVTEFGSNHVNLKWDYDISKNDVFFEIYRSLKDKTYCNNSNLIAKTKSLEFSDINLSSNKDYYYNIRVVHKDNFQKSPFYPQIKVRTTVEYDEFSRTYYASAKETGYVSENINNNAKHFGINSLFVGVDENKGVSYAVVTINLKSLPSNALIKSADFNLYPINRVSTTIEKYGEWNVAIVDQTKMGDITSFDDVENMELLKYVGRPTASHQLTQGIWRSWHFSGIECEYLKKSIVDEKIVLRIEGPKELRIGRSRQMMQWDIGYGKFGMGLPYRPRLELTYTEKPNISALYPKAVYTVSKENVITDEITAGFDESGAPIYSSFEFDLSALPPYDETMITKAYFELNSTRIYIKDDIRFHLEFVDTSIDQDYQNITNREIIQNVGYDVSATELKNNQTQYFMFDSFSEITLNEKLKEKATVAFVLKPTSAKRAIKDKKVSWEIKNLSLSPKLIVEYIPKRRFPLDKPSNGKIINDSGRIKLTWDNPDHPDFKGVKVIKNAYRKPLSSHDGQKLYAGSDDYTYDDFGAKDIDKYYAIFTYDDVPNYSEPIIVEYKANKE; translated from the coding sequence TTGAAACAACTTTATAGATCATATGATGAATCAACAGCGATATTTAAAGATTTGCAGGAAAGATTTCCTGCACATTTTTCTTTAGAATCAATTGGACAAACTTGGGAAAAAAGAGATATTAATTTAATTACTATCTCTAAAGATATCAAAACAGCCAATAAAAGACCTGCCCTATTCTTTACAGGGACTATTCATGCTAGAGAATGGGTTGGGCATGAGTTAGCTATTGAATTTGCTAAATATGTTCTAGAAAATTATGAAAATGATAGAACACTAAAAGCTTATTTAGATACAACAACTATATATATGGTTCCATGTGCAAATCCAGATGGTTATGAATATTCTAGAAACCATTTTTCTTTTTGGAGAAAAAATAGACGTGTTAATGCTGATGGAACCTATGGTGTTGATTTAAATAGAAACTTCCCTATTGGTTTTATTAAATCAACTGCTACAACTTCTAATGTTTATGGAGGACCTGAACCTTTTTCAGAACCAGAAACAAGAGCACTTAAAGATTTTGTAGAAAAAAATGTAGATCATATTACTATTGCTTTAGATTATCACTCTCAAGGAAATGTATTTTTCCCTGCTCATGATTTTAGACATGAAGATACTATTGATACAACTGATATGAATACTTTATGTGCAAATATGGCAGAAGAGATTAAAAAGATTTCAGGTAGAGAGTATGGAATTCACCAAGGTAAACCGCCTTCAAAATTAATTTCAGGAAGTGGTAGAGAGTTTTATTATTCAAAGGGAATAATCTCTAGTGTTGTTGAAGTAGGTACAAGAAATATTTCTGATTATTTAGATGATATGAATGAAAATTTAAGAGAACATATTCCTGCTTTATTAGCTGCTGTTAAAGAAGCACCTTATTATTGCAAGAATAACATTGTAAAAAGAGTTAACTCTTTTGAAGTAACAGAATTTGGTTCAAACCATGTAAATCTTAAATGGGATTATGATATATCTAAAAATGATGTATTTTTTGAAATTTATAGAAGTTTAAAAGATAAAACTTATTGTAATAATAGTAATTTAATTGCAAAAACAAAAAGTCTAGAATTTTCTGATATAAACCTATCATCAAATAAAGACTATTATTACAATATTAGAGTTGTTCATAAAGATAATTTCCAAAAATCACCATTTTATCCTCAAATTAAAGTTCGAACAACAGTTGAATATGATGAATTTAGTAGAACATATTATGCAAGTGCTAAAGAGACTGGTTATGTTTCTGAAAATATTAATAATAATGCTAAACACTTTGGAATAAACTCTTTATTTGTAGGTGTTGATGAAAATAAGGGTGTTTCTTATGCTGTTGTTACTATTAATCTAAAATCTTTACCAAGTAATGCACTTATTAAATCTGCGGATTTTAATTTGTATCCAATTAATAGAGTATCAACTACTATTGAAAAATATGGTGAGTGGAATGTTGCTATTGTTGATCAAACAAAAATGGGTGATATTACATCTTTTGATGATGTTGAAAATATGGAATTATTAAAATATGTAGGAAGACCAACTGCTTCGCATCAATTAACTCAAGGTATTTGGAGATCTTGGCATTTCTCTGGAATTGAGTGTGAATATCTAAAAAAATCTATTGTTGATGAAAAAATTGTATTAAGAATTGAAGGACCAAAAGAGTTAAGAATTGGTCGAAGTAGACAAATGATGCAATGGGATATTGGATATGGTAAGTTTGGTATGGGTTTACCATATAGACCAAGACTTGAATTAACATATACTGAAAAACCAAATATTTCAGCTCTTTATCCAAAAGCTGTTTATACAGTAAGTAAAGAGAATGTAATTACAGATGAAATCACAGCAGGTTTTGATGAATCTGGTGCTCCAATCTATTCTAGTTTTGAATTTGATTTATCAGCCCTGCCTCCATATGATGAAACAATGATTACAAAAGCATATTTTGAATTAAACTCTACTCGTATTTATATAAAAGATGATATTAGATTCCATCTTGAGTTTGTAGATACTAGTATAGATCAAGATTATCAAAATATTACAAATAGAGAAATTATTCAAAATGTTGGTTATGATGTAAGTGCAACTGAACTTAAAAATAATCAAACTCAATATTTTATGTTTGATTCTTTCTCTGAAATTACATTAAATGAAAAATTAAAAGAGAAAGCTACAGTTGCTTTTGTTTTAAAACCAACTTCTGCAAAAAGAGCTATTAAGGACAAAAAAGTTTCATGGGAAATTAAAAATCTTTCTTTATCTCCTAAATTAATTGTTGAGTATATTCCTAAAAGAAGATTTCCTTTAGATAAGCCTTCAAATGGAAAAATAATCAATGACAGTGGTCGTATTAAACTTACTTGGGATAATCCAGATCATCCTGATTTTAAGGGTGTTAAGGTTATTAAAAATGCCTATAGAAAACCTCTTTCTTCTCATGATGGACAAAAACTTTATGCAGGTAGTGATGATTATACTTATGATGATTTTGGAGCAAAAGATATAGATAAATATTATGCAATATTTACTTATGATGATGTTCCTAATTATTCTGAACCTATTATTGTTGAATACAAAGCAAATAAAGAGTAG
- a CDS encoding gamma carbonic anhydrase family protein, producing MILKFKEFYPKIDTKAWIAPSADIIGDVEIGEDSSVWFQCVIRSDVNKVRIGKNTNIQDLSMIHTDTHTSTVIGDNVTIGHKVMLHGCKIEDNCLIGMSATVLDGAVIGKGSIVGANSLVTSGKKFPPRSLIMGSPAKVVKQLTEEDEAGLVTHAAHYVDYKNDYS from the coding sequence ATGATATTAAAATTTAAAGAATTCTACCCAAAGATTGATACAAAAGCATGGATAGCACCAAGTGCAGATATTATTGGTGATGTTGAAATTGGTGAAGACTCATCAGTATGGTTTCAATGTGTTATTAGATCAGATGTAAATAAAGTAAGAATTGGTAAAAATACTAATATTCAAGATTTATCAATGATTCATACAGATACTCACACTTCTACAGTTATTGGTGATAATGTTACTATTGGACATAAAGTAATGTTACATGGTTGTAAAATTGAAGACAATTGTCTTATTGGTATGAGTGCTACAGTTTTAGATGGTGCTGTTATTGGTAAAGGTAGTATTGTTGGAGCTAATTCATTAGTTACATCAGGAAAGAAATTTCCACCAAGATCATTAATCATGGGAAGTCCAGCAAAAGTTGTAAAACAATTAACAGAAGAAGATGAAGCTGGTTTAGTTACTCATGCAGCTCATTATGTAGATTATAAAAACGACTATAGCTAA